The proteins below come from a single Malus sylvestris chromosome 3, drMalSylv7.2, whole genome shotgun sequence genomic window:
- the LOC126615102 gene encoding ADP,ATP carrier protein 1, mitochondrial-like: MADRRQHPTITEKFSGHELHLSSSHYGVIQRPSINQRRFSYGSYSNAALQYPMNQACRANDPLVASRSLPVCVEAPKEKGFSGFAIDFLMGGVSAAVSKTAAAPIERVKLLIQNQDEMIKAGRLSEPYKGIGDCFSRTMKDEGMVALWRGNTANVIRYFPTQALNFAFKDYFKSLFNFRKDKDGYWKWFAGNLASGGAAGASSLFFVYSLDYARTRLANDSKAAKKGGERQFNGLVDVYKKTLKSDGIAGLYRGFNISCVGIIVYRGLYFGMYDSLKPVILTGKLQDSFFASFGLGWVITNGAGLASYPIDTVRRRMMMTSGEAVKYKSSLDAFSQILKNEGARSLFKGAGANILRAVAGAGVLAGYDKLQVLVFGKKYGSGGA; this comes from the exons ATGGCTGATAGGCGCCAGCACCCAACTATCACGGAAAAGTTTTCTGGTCATGAGCTACATCTGAGTTCCAGCCACTATGGGGTCATCCAGAGGCCTTCTATCAATCAAAGGCGTTTTTCATATGGAAGTTATTCAAATGCAGCATTGCAATATCCCATGAACCAAGCATGTCGAGCTAATGATCCGTTGGTGGCTTCACGTTCCTTGCCTGTCTGTGTCGAAGCCCCGAAGGAGAAAGGATTTTCAGGCTTTGCAATTGATTTTCTAATGGGTGGAGTTTCTGCTGCTGTATCCAAGACTGCTGCTGCTCCAATTGAGCGCGTAAAGCTCTTAATTCAAAATCAGGATGAGATGATCAAGGCTGGCAGGCTCTCTGAACCCTACAAGGGAATTGGAGATTGTTTTAGCCGAACAATGAAAGATGAGGGAATGGTAGCATTGTGGAGAGGAAACACGGCAAATGTCATCCGTTACTTCCCAACTCAG GCCTTAAACTTCGCGTTTAAAGATTACTTCAAGAGCCTGTTCAATTTCAGAAAGGACAAGGATGGCTATTGGAAATGGTTTGCCGGTAACTTGGCATCTGGAGGTGCTGCGGGTGCCTCTTCTCTATTCTTTGTCTACTCTTTGGATTATGCTCGTACCCGTCTTGCAAATGATTCCAAGGCTGCAAAGAAGGGAGGAGAGAGGCAATTCAATGGCCTGGTTGATGTCTACAAAAAGACTCTCAAATCAGATGGCATTGCTGGCCTCTACCGCGGCTTCAACATTTCTTGTGTCGGAATCATTGTTTACCGTGGTCTTTACTTTGGAATGTATGATTCTTTGAAGCCTGTGATCCTCACTGGAAAGTTGCAG GATAGTTTCTTTGCTAGCTTTGGCCTTGGTTGGGTTATCACCAACGGCGCTGGACTTGCATCTTACCCAATTGACACTGTCCGTAGAAGGATGATGATGACATCTGGTGAAGCCGTCAAGTACAAGAGCTCGCTCGACGCTTTCTCTCAAATCCTTAAGAATGAGGGTGCGAGGTCTCTCTTCAAGGGTGCTGGTGCTAACATTCTTCGTGCAGTTGCTGGCGCGGGTGTGCTTGCAGGTTACGACAAGCTTCAGGTGCTAGTGTTCGGAAAGAAGTATGGTTCTGGTGGAGCTTAA
- the LOC126615104 gene encoding uncharacterized protein LOC126615104 produces the protein MPRIVTVSTKAWVGRVILQPLQGVHAARKISARKIPRNSSSCSVIDISALSLSILSVRKWLQNWNFQYLGKGQQEENTNSGDDGESLLCSGNRRSMCNIQRSL, from the exons ATGCCTCGAATCGTTACTGTTTCGACGAAG GCGTGGGTGGGACGCGTAATTCTACAACCTCTTCAAGGTGTACACGCAGCTAGGAAAATTTCAGCAAGAAAAATCCCCAGAAACTCCTCCTCCTGTTCTGTCATTGATATCTCAGCTCTGTCTCTCTCAATCTTGAG TGTGAGAAAATGGCTTCAAAATTGGAATTTCCAATATTTGGGCAAAGGACAACAGGAAGAGAACACCAATAGTGGTGACGATGGAGAATCCCTTCTTTGCAGTGGAAATCGACGATCTATGTGCAACATTCAGCGCAGTTTATAA